From a region of the Rhodococcus sp. 4CII genome:
- a CDS encoding enoyl-CoA hydratase/isomerase family protein → MSADVEAVRDLCPAEQLDGLVVLTLNRPEARNALDVPLLQAFVAGLAAGRSAGASVVLVRAEGPAFCAGADVRSDDGTAIGRPGLRRRLIEESLDLMGGYPAAVVAVQGAAVGAGWAIAAAADITLAAPAASFRFPELPLGFPPPDSTVRRLAAAVGPARALRLLALDERCGADDVARLGLVDVIPEASLDGTAREMAARLAALPPELLRNLKAGLSASEAGPLPTTLERQS, encoded by the coding sequence ATGAGCGCGGACGTGGAAGCGGTCCGAGACCTGTGCCCGGCCGAACAACTCGACGGTCTCGTGGTTCTCACGCTCAATCGTCCCGAGGCGCGCAACGCCCTCGACGTACCCCTGCTGCAGGCGTTCGTCGCCGGACTTGCCGCGGGGAGATCCGCGGGCGCCAGCGTCGTTCTGGTGCGCGCCGAAGGGCCCGCGTTCTGCGCCGGCGCCGACGTGCGTTCGGACGACGGCACCGCGATCGGCCGCCCGGGACTCCGGCGGCGGCTGATCGAGGAGAGCCTCGACCTGATGGGGGGCTACCCGGCCGCAGTCGTCGCCGTCCAGGGTGCCGCGGTCGGCGCCGGGTGGGCCATCGCCGCGGCTGCGGACATCACTCTGGCCGCGCCTGCCGCTTCATTCCGATTCCCCGAGCTCCCACTCGGATTCCCGCCACCCGACAGCACGGTGCGCAGGCTCGCGGCCGCCGTCGGCCCGGCGCGGGCGCTGCGGCTTCTGGCCCTGGACGAGCGCTGTGGCGCCGACGACGTCGCCAGGCTCGGCCTGGTGGACGTCATCCCCGAGGCTTCGCTCGACGGGACGGCGCGCGAGATGGCAGCCCGGCTCGCGGCTCTTCCGCCCGAGCTGCTGCGCAATCTCAAAGCAGGCCTCTCCGCCTCGGAAGCGGGCCCCCTACCGACCACCCTCGAAAGGCAGTCATGA